In a single window of the Planctomycetia bacterium genome:
- the ftcD gene encoding glutamate formimidoyltransferase, with protein MPPLIECVPNFSEGRDMAVIKQITDQIETVEGVRLLDVDPGKATNRTVVTMVGAPEAVCEAAFRAVRKASEIIDMRKHKGEHPRFGATDVCPLIPVAGITMEETVEYAKKLGKRIGEELRIPIYLYEYAASKSERKNLANCRAGEYEGLAEKLKQPEWKPDFGPAAFNERAGATAVGARDFLVAYNVNLNTTSTRRANSIAFDIREKGRVKTVDGKPGSKAVVDEKGSKVWEPGTLKCVKAIGWFIDEFGVAQISINLTNLGVTPIHVAFDECVKKAAERGIRVTGSEIVGLVPLAAMLEAGRYFLRKQQRSTGVSDAELIKIAVKSLGLNDLYPFKPEEKIIEYAIADKGAKRLVDMTVAQFTDLTASEAPAPGGGSIAALCGSLGAALATMVANLSSHKRGWDDRWEEFSNYAEQGKKHWTRLLQLVDEDTAAFNAIMAAFGLPNGTDAEKQARKGAVQSATRGAIETPLAVMVESHESMRVIGKMAEIGMEASVSDAGVAALCALTAVRGAHLNVRINAGSLDDKAVAGKYLARAEEIEAQSMKTEQEILSVVRSRMKS; from the coding sequence ATGCCGCCGCTGATTGAATGCGTCCCGAATTTCTCAGAGGGGCGCGATATGGCCGTTATCAAGCAGATCACCGATCAGATCGAGACCGTTGAGGGGGTGCGATTGCTCGATGTCGATCCGGGCAAGGCGACGAACCGGACGGTGGTGACGATGGTCGGTGCGCCGGAGGCGGTTTGCGAGGCGGCGTTTCGGGCGGTGCGCAAGGCGTCGGAAATCATCGACATGCGAAAGCACAAGGGTGAGCATCCGCGATTCGGGGCGACGGACGTTTGCCCGTTGATTCCCGTTGCGGGGATCACGATGGAGGAGACGGTCGAGTATGCGAAGAAGCTCGGCAAGCGAATCGGCGAGGAATTGAGGATCCCGATTTATCTGTACGAGTATGCGGCTTCGAAATCGGAGCGGAAGAATCTGGCGAATTGCCGCGCGGGTGAGTACGAGGGGCTTGCCGAAAAGCTCAAGCAGCCGGAGTGGAAGCCGGACTTCGGACCTGCGGCGTTTAATGAGCGAGCGGGGGCGACGGCGGTGGGGGCGCGAGATTTTCTGGTGGCGTACAACGTCAATCTCAATACGACGAGCACGCGCCGGGCGAACTCGATCGCCTTTGACATCCGCGAGAAGGGCCGGGTGAAGACGGTGGACGGCAAGCCGGGCAGCAAGGCGGTGGTGGATGAGAAGGGAAGCAAAGTCTGGGAGCCGGGCACGCTGAAGTGCGTGAAGGCGATCGGCTGGTTCATCGACGAGTTCGGGGTGGCGCAGATTTCGATCAACCTGACGAATCTGGGGGTGACGCCGATCCATGTTGCGTTTGATGAGTGCGTGAAAAAGGCGGCGGAGCGCGGCATTCGCGTGACGGGCAGCGAGATTGTCGGGTTGGTTCCGCTGGCGGCGATGCTCGAGGCGGGGCGATATTTTCTGCGAAAGCAGCAGCGGTCGACGGGCGTGAGCGACGCAGAACTGATCAAGATCGCGGTGAAGAGCCTGGGGCTGAACGACCTGTATCCGTTCAAGCCGGAGGAGAAGATCATCGAGTACGCGATTGCGGATAAGGGCGCGAAGCGGCTGGTTGATATGACGGTTGCGCAGTTTACCGATTTGACGGCTTCGGAAGCGCCTGCGCCAGGGGGCGGGAGCATTGCGGCGCTGTGCGGATCGCTGGGCGCGGCGCTGGCGACGATGGTGGCGAATCTGTCATCGCATAAGCGCGGCTGGGACGATCGCTGGGAAGAGTTTTCGAATTACGCCGAGCAGGGCAAGAAGCACTGGACGCGCCTCTTGCAATTGGTGGATGAGGACACGGCAGCGTTCAACGCGATCATGGCGGCGTTTGGCTTGCCCAACGGCACGGATGCGGAGAAGCAGGCGCGCAAGGGGGCGGTGCAGTCGGCGACGCGCGGGGCGATCGAGACTCCGCTGGCGGTCATGGTCGAGTCGCACGAGAGCATGAGGGTGATCGGAAAGATGGCGGAGATCGGGATGGAGGCGAGCGTATCGGATGCTGGCGTTGCGGCACTGTGCGCGCTGACGGCGGTTCGCGGGGCGCACCTCAATGTGCGGATCAACGCGGGATCGCTCGACGACAAGGCCGTCGCCGGAAAGTATCTCGCGCGAGCAGAGGAGATCGAGGCGCAGTCGATGAAGACGGAGCAGGAGATTCTGTCGGTGGTTCGATCGCGGATGAAGAGCTAA
- a CDS encoding imidazolonepropionase, whose protein sequence is MRSIISNISQLVAVPPGPVGGGAFSNPPIIEQAALVIEGGKIAWFGAVADAPSGAFDAKIDAGGGTVVPGLIDCHTHAVFAGSREGEFVRKIGGASYLEILESGGGIRSTMRSVRVASVEQLVAESLPRIGRMMAAGVTTLEIKSGYGLSADSELKMLLAVREVASRVPIEIVPTFLGAHALPPEFEGRPDEYIAAISSDELLGRIAREKLAEFADVFCERGAFTVEQSRRFLAACKSHGLMPKVHAEQLSNSGATRLAVEMDAASADHLEYVDDATIAAMRKSRTIPVLLPGCSFFLHSAAAPARKLIDAGLPVALATDCNPGSAMIESLPLVMSMGCTILRMTPAECLVACTANAAAALRRADRIGAIAVGHEADLLILDVPNLDLWPYRVGVNAVKTVIKKGQVVPIREVLSPNFLSSDCRLDRQE, encoded by the coding sequence ATGCGAAGCATCATTTCCAACATCTCGCAGCTTGTTGCGGTTCCGCCGGGGCCGGTGGGCGGGGGTGCGTTCAGCAATCCACCGATCATCGAGCAGGCCGCGCTGGTTATTGAGGGCGGGAAGATTGCGTGGTTTGGCGCGGTGGCGGATGCGCCGAGCGGGGCGTTTGACGCGAAGATCGATGCCGGGGGCGGGACGGTTGTTCCGGGGCTGATTGACTGCCACACGCACGCGGTGTTTGCGGGGTCGCGCGAGGGCGAGTTCGTCCGCAAGATCGGGGGGGCGAGTTATCTGGAGATTCTGGAGTCGGGCGGGGGGATTCGCAGCACCATGCGGTCGGTTCGCGTGGCGAGCGTCGAGCAGCTTGTGGCCGAGTCGCTGCCGCGCATCGGTCGCATGATGGCGGCGGGGGTGACGACGCTGGAGATCAAGAGCGGCTACGGGCTTTCGGCGGATTCTGAGTTGAAGATGCTGCTGGCGGTCCGCGAAGTGGCGAGCCGCGTGCCGATTGAGATCGTGCCGACGTTTCTGGGTGCGCATGCGCTGCCGCCGGAGTTTGAAGGGCGGCCGGACGAGTACATCGCGGCGATTTCCAGTGACGAGTTGCTAGGGCGGATCGCGCGCGAGAAGCTGGCGGAGTTTGCCGACGTCTTCTGCGAGCGTGGGGCGTTTACGGTGGAGCAGTCGCGGCGGTTTCTGGCGGCGTGCAAGTCGCACGGGCTGATGCCGAAGGTACATGCCGAGCAGCTTTCGAACAGCGGGGCGACGAGGCTGGCGGTGGAGATGGATGCGGCGTCGGCGGATCATCTGGAATATGTCGATGATGCGACGATCGCGGCGATGAGGAAGAGCCGGACGATTCCTGTTTTGCTGCCGGGCTGCTCGTTCTTTTTGCATTCCGCGGCGGCGCCGGCGCGGAAGCTGATCGACGCGGGGTTGCCGGTGGCGCTGGCGACGGATTGCAATCCGGGCTCGGCGATGATCGAGTCGCTGCCGCTGGTGATGTCGATGGGGTGCACGATCCTGCGAATGACGCCGGCGGAGTGTCTTGTTGCGTGCACCGCGAACGCGGCGGCGGCGCTGCGACGAGCGGACCGGATCGGGGCCATCGCAGTGGGACACGAGGCGGACCTGCTGATTCTGGATGTGCCGAATCTGGACCTCTGGCCCTATCGTGTGGGGGTGAACGCGGTGAAGACGGTGATCAAGAAAGGCCAGGTCGTCCCGATCCGGGAAGTATTGTCGCCGAACTTCCTATCGTCAGATTGCCGCCTCGATCGTCAGGAGTAG
- a CDS encoding PH domain-containing protein, whose product MTAIVEPPVKRPQGVVAHAEGRAGPVVGLELGQVVPAHLLDGGEVVHFALKPSPWFVVLVSIRWVAVGIALSYFSMTEWVPHASRWYLYYFGFSLAAARIGWGMLEWVSRLYVLTNRRVMRIRGVFNVEMFECSLDRIQNTYLTLSILERVTRTGTISFQTAAGSGGSTGTASWRIVARPLEVHEQLREAVIRSRNRGHHDFS is encoded by the coding sequence GTGACGGCAATCGTGGAGCCGCCGGTAAAGCGTCCACAGGGCGTCGTGGCCCACGCGGAGGGTCGCGCTGGCCCGGTGGTGGGACTGGAACTGGGTCAGGTGGTACCTGCGCACCTGCTGGACGGTGGCGAGGTGGTGCATTTTGCGCTGAAGCCGTCACCGTGGTTCGTGGTGCTGGTTTCGATTCGATGGGTCGCGGTGGGTATCGCGCTATCTTATTTTTCGATGACCGAATGGGTGCCGCATGCTTCTCGTTGGTACCTTTATTACTTCGGATTTTCGCTGGCGGCGGCGCGCATCGGCTGGGGAATGCTGGAATGGGTTTCGCGGCTCTATGTACTGACGAATCGGCGGGTGATGCGCATTCGCGGCGTGTTCAACGTGGAAATGTTCGAATGTTCGCTGGATCGGATTCAGAATACGTATCTGACTCTCAGTATCCTCGAGCGCGTCACGCGCACAGGGACGATCTCCTTTCAGACCGCGGCGGGCTCCGGCGGTTCGACCGGCACGGCGTCGTGGCGGATCGTTGCCCGACCGCTGGAGGTACACGAACAACTTCGCGAGGCAGTCATTCGATCCCGAAACAGAGGACATCATGATTTCTCTTAA
- the lpxK gene encoding tetraacyldisaccharide 4'-kinase — protein sequence MNLTGSYLNLIAERRRGLFFDLIRAALAVLSVPYASIIILRNAYYDLSKKSLARAACPVISIGNITTGGTGKTPMTVLIAARLFARNRKVAILLRGYKASRADDSNSKKSSERTKWASHSDEALLLKRRCPQAVVLANPDRTEAAHRAVTEGADVIVLDDGFQHRKLARDLDIVLIDATTPFGHGYVLPRGLLREPASSLRRADLIILTRSNEIDQATRNVLLGTLRRVSGGKPIVEASHQSAGLMDIKGRPAGIDDCSGVQAVIFAGIGNFDSFRRSVEKSGVRVLAAYQYPDHHAYSDVEIQGLQDVAAQLEANAVITTEKDAVKLVGRWNETAGRLLVVQLEISIDAQGEQIIDDLLTKTLSKK from the coding sequence ATGAACTTGACCGGCAGCTATCTCAACCTCATCGCCGAACGACGACGCGGCCTCTTTTTCGACCTGATTCGAGCCGCCCTCGCCGTCCTATCCGTCCCCTACGCCTCGATCATCATCCTCCGAAATGCCTATTACGACCTGTCCAAAAAGTCCCTGGCCCGCGCCGCCTGCCCGGTTATTTCCATCGGAAACATCACTACCGGAGGAACCGGCAAGACCCCCATGACCGTCTTGATCGCCGCCCGACTCTTCGCCCGAAACCGAAAAGTCGCCATCCTCCTGCGCGGCTACAAGGCATCCCGCGCCGACGATTCCAATTCAAAAAAATCGTCCGAACGCACCAAGTGGGCCTCCCACAGCGATGAGGCCCTGCTGCTCAAGCGAAGGTGCCCGCAGGCCGTTGTCCTGGCCAATCCCGATCGAACCGAGGCCGCCCACCGCGCCGTCACCGAGGGCGCCGATGTCATCGTCCTCGACGACGGCTTCCAACATCGTAAGCTCGCCCGTGACCTCGACATTGTCCTCATCGACGCCACCACGCCCTTTGGGCACGGCTACGTCCTTCCGCGCGGCCTCCTCCGGGAACCCGCCTCGTCACTGCGACGCGCCGACCTTATCATCCTCACACGAAGCAACGAAATCGATCAGGCAACGAGGAACGTCCTGCTGGGAACCCTGCGCCGCGTCTCCGGCGGAAAGCCCATCGTCGAAGCCTCGCACCAATCCGCGGGCCTCATGGACATCAAGGGACGCCCAGCCGGCATCGACGACTGCTCTGGCGTGCAGGCCGTCATCTTCGCCGGAATTGGCAACTTCGACAGTTTCCGCCGCTCCGTCGAAAAATCAGGCGTACGCGTCCTCGCCGCCTATCAATACCCTGATCATCACGCCTATTCCGATGTCGAGATCCAGGGCCTGCAGGACGTCGCCGCGCAGTTGGAGGCTAACGCCGTCATCACCACCGAAAAGGACGCCGTCAAACTCGTCGGTCGCTGGAACGAAACCGCCGGCCGGCTCTTGGTGGTGCAATTGGAAATCAGCATTGACGCGCAGGGCGAACAGATCATCGACGACCTGCTCACCAAAACGCTAAGCAAGAAATGA
- a CDS encoding protein kinase gives MTDREKSKSPRTPANEAETVALPAGMDSAPIQVYGFEGYEILRELSRGGQGVVYLAHEKATKRKVAIKVLRDGPHASNEATKRFQREIELIARLEHADIVAVLHAGVTANGLPYFVMPYIRGRPLTEFVNAESLTLLDVCRIFARICDALHHAHGRGVIHRDLKPSNVLVEDEGQPRILDFGLAKILAGAGDSLVSVSRTAFGTLAYMAPEQVRGNPDLIDARTDVYAIGVLLYSSLTGQMPYPTNGPPVETMQHILNTEPVPPSRLRADLDRQIDTIVLKCLAKERGDRYSGADSVAEDLRSFVSGEPISARRDHFAYVVRKLARNVMSRHPIVTAVLIALATTVLGQAVLNPLVMRTTILTHLFERAVSQIADTTPPGASLRHVRILGIQDDPPTSALFKRAGLPDESMDNPRSLRRVHGVLLKRLAAASPRVVVLDIVFGARSDFDRELIDGVQTLNDAGVPVIAAVQTWWTNEQGAPELNPELAPLTRWGCIQGEFENNPWRILLIMRRGPRHPLPSLALAAVAAYAEPRGAPTYEFDDAKNTVTIGYQKPAPNDSGTTAWLPTESELILSYVHRVESGTALDACEGLEPNDLVGFRVSSMTDQSVLHRATLGYGDVLAASPHQLRDIAEGRAVIIGDLRSGVDRHRFGQPTGQPGCYAHAVMIEQLLQELAFPGRRPAPLAFSASAAVAMCAVAGVVIGFCSFWRREVLAAVSIFAICAISGLAAQQAKVLLNPIVPILTLLIACYATALLKLGPAWAASRRPV, from the coding sequence ATGACAGACCGCGAGAAATCCAAGTCGCCGCGCACTCCGGCCAACGAAGCCGAGACGGTCGCGCTGCCGGCCGGTATGGATTCGGCGCCCATACAGGTCTATGGCTTCGAAGGATATGAAATCCTTCGCGAGCTGAGCCGCGGCGGGCAGGGCGTGGTCTATCTCGCTCATGAAAAAGCAACCAAGCGCAAAGTCGCCATCAAAGTTCTGCGCGATGGCCCTCATGCGTCGAACGAGGCGACAAAACGATTCCAGCGCGAGATCGAACTCATCGCCCGGCTCGAACATGCCGACATTGTTGCCGTTCTCCACGCCGGCGTCACCGCGAACGGGCTGCCCTATTTTGTCATGCCCTACATTCGCGGCCGACCGCTGACCGAGTTTGTTAACGCTGAGTCGCTCACGCTGCTTGACGTCTGCCGTATCTTCGCACGCATCTGTGATGCCCTGCATCACGCCCATGGCCGCGGCGTCATCCATCGCGACCTCAAACCCAGCAACGTGCTGGTCGAAGACGAAGGACAGCCCCGCATTCTCGACTTCGGGCTGGCCAAAATCCTCGCCGGCGCGGGCGACTCGCTTGTCTCCGTCAGCCGCACGGCCTTTGGCACGCTTGCCTACATGGCCCCCGAACAGGTTCGGGGTAACCCCGACCTGATCGACGCACGGACCGACGTCTATGCCATTGGCGTCCTGCTTTACAGCTCGCTCACCGGGCAGATGCCCTATCCGACGAACGGCCCGCCCGTCGAGACCATGCAGCACATTCTCAATACGGAGCCCGTTCCGCCCAGCCGCCTTCGCGCCGACCTCGACCGGCAGATCGACACCATCGTCCTGAAATGCCTGGCCAAGGAGCGGGGCGATCGGTATTCCGGCGCCGACTCTGTCGCCGAAGACCTTCGGTCATTTGTCTCCGGCGAACCAATCTCGGCGCGCCGCGACCACTTTGCCTATGTCGTGCGGAAGCTCGCTCGCAACGTGATGAGCCGGCACCCGATTGTCACCGCCGTGCTGATTGCTCTTGCAACGACGGTTCTCGGCCAGGCTGTGCTCAATCCGCTTGTCATGCGCACGACGATTCTCACGCACCTGTTCGAGCGTGCCGTCTCTCAAATCGCCGACACCACGCCCCCGGGCGCTTCGCTTCGACACGTACGCATCCTCGGTATCCAGGACGACCCACCAACGTCCGCGCTTTTTAAACGAGCCGGCCTCCCGGACGAATCAATGGACAATCCGCGCTCGTTGCGGCGCGTCCACGGAGTCCTCCTCAAGCGGCTCGCGGCGGCCAGCCCCCGCGTGGTCGTGCTGGATATCGTCTTCGGCGCCCGCAGCGATTTCGACAGGGAGTTGATCGACGGCGTTCAAACTCTGAACGACGCGGGCGTTCCAGTGATCGCCGCCGTCCAGACCTGGTGGACCAACGAACAGGGCGCGCCCGAACTTAATCCCGAGCTTGCCCCACTCACGCGCTGGGGCTGTATTCAGGGTGAATTCGAGAACAACCCATGGAGAATACTTCTCATCATGCGCCGCGGGCCCCGGCATCCGCTCCCATCCCTCGCCCTCGCGGCCGTCGCCGCCTACGCCGAGCCGCGCGGCGCGCCAACCTACGAATTCGATGACGCGAAGAATACTGTCACCATCGGGTACCAGAAGCCCGCGCCGAACGATTCCGGGACCACCGCATGGCTCCCGACCGAATCCGAACTCATTCTGTCGTATGTCCATCGCGTGGAATCCGGCACTGCGCTGGATGCGTGCGAGGGGCTCGAACCAAACGATCTCGTCGGATTCCGCGTCAGCTCCATGACCGATCAGTCCGTTCTTCACCGGGCCACGTTGGGATACGGCGACGTTCTCGCGGCGAGCCCGCATCAACTTAGGGACATTGCCGAAGGTCGCGCGGTCATAATCGGCGATTTGCGCAGCGGCGTGGATCGTCATCGCTTCGGCCAACCCACCGGGCAGCCCGGCTGCTATGCCCATGCTGTCATGATCGAGCAGCTTCTTCAGGAGTTGGCCTTCCCCGGTCGCCGTCCTGCGCCGCTCGCCTTCTCGGCGTCCGCGGCCGTCGCCATGTGTGCAGTTGCCGGCGTGGTCATCGGGTTTTGCTCATTCTGGCGGCGCGAAGTCCTGGCAGCCGTGTCAATTTTCGCGATCTGCGCGATCAGCGGGTTGGCGGCTCAGCAGGCCAAGGTCCTGTTGAACCCCATTGTTCCCATCCTGACGCTCTTGATTGCCTGCTATGCGACAGCATTGTTGAAGCTCGGCCCGGCTTGGGCCGCGAGTCGAAGGCCTGTTTGA
- a CDS encoding GNAT family N-acetyltransferase: MANAEVVIVGAGELPLITDLYNEIFRPPHDVEFFRRRLVGRYNPLLLVAQVDKRPVGFATGFELKPTVFFSWLTGVHADFRRTAIATQLHEAQMGWAVEHGYHWIRMECHNAHRAILHMAIQMGFDIVGVRWDPDRTENLIIFEKQISES; the protein is encoded by the coding sequence ATGGCAAATGCAGAAGTGGTCATTGTAGGGGCGGGCGAACTGCCGCTGATCACCGATCTCTACAACGAGATTTTTCGGCCGCCGCACGACGTGGAATTCTTCCGGCGCCGGCTGGTGGGTCGCTACAACCCGCTGCTGTTGGTTGCGCAGGTGGACAAGCGGCCGGTGGGATTCGCCACGGGTTTTGAGTTGAAGCCGACGGTTTTCTTTTCGTGGCTGACGGGCGTTCATGCGGACTTTCGGCGAACGGCGATCGCCACGCAGCTTCACGAGGCGCAGATGGGCTGGGCGGTGGAGCACGGCTACCACTGGATTCGCATGGAGTGCCACAACGCGCATCGGGCGATCCTGCACATGGCGATCCAGATGGGCTTTGACATCGTCGGTGTGCGATGGGATCCGGATCGGACTGAGAACCTCATCATCTTTGAGAAGCAGATTTCGGAGTCGTAA
- the hpt gene encoding hypoxanthine phosphoribosyltransferase: MEQDIARILIPRDQILHRVKELAREIDQAYADDSEGLIIVPILAGSIIFLADLIRCLPFKMRIGLMTLSRYRGETTVGGETKLVQDLSVDIRGRHVLIVDDILDSGGTLKAVRKHLMERGPADIKVCVLLRKPSKAPKERLADFVGFDIEDVFVVGYGLDYDGHYRNWPDIGVLRPEMYA, translated from the coding sequence ATGGAGCAAGACATTGCGAGGATTCTGATTCCCCGGGATCAGATTCTTCATCGCGTTAAAGAGCTGGCTCGCGAGATCGATCAGGCGTATGCCGACGACTCCGAAGGATTGATCATCGTTCCGATCCTGGCGGGCTCCATCATTTTCCTCGCCGATTTGATTCGATGCCTGCCGTTTAAGATGCGGATCGGGCTGATGACGCTGAGTCGTTATCGGGGTGAGACCACGGTTGGGGGGGAGACAAAGCTGGTGCAGGATCTGAGCGTGGACATTCGCGGTCGACATGTGCTGATCGTGGACGATATTCTGGACAGCGGCGGGACGCTGAAGGCGGTTCGCAAGCACCTGATGGAGCGTGGGCCGGCGGACATCAAGGTTTGCGTCCTTCTTCGGAAGCCGTCGAAGGCGCCGAAAGAGCGGCTTGCGGACTTCGTTGGGTTTGACATCGAGGACGTATTCGTCGTGGGCTATGGACTGGACTACGATGGACATTATCGAAACTGGCCTGACATCGGCGTGCTTCGCCCGGAGATGTACGCGTGA
- the hflB gene encoding ATP-dependent zinc metalloprotease FtsH encodes MIAMMIALVVSQGYTSPKEISIDAFWKDAENGKFDEIIVKDDEITGTYSATAQGLPQGVANRRFKVSYNTLGRVPEVEAKIRRTSPGAKVTYQPSSAPLMNMLIGIVPWILVFGFVYFMIFRHLRASAGGAGMLGSFGRSRHRVSNKELTNITFKDVAGVDEAKEEVAELIEFLKHPKKFQRLGGRIPRGVLLVGEPGCGKTLLAKAIAGEADVPFFSISGADFVEMFVGVGASRVRDLFKSAKENSPCIIFLDEIDAVGRRRGAAYSGGGHDEREQTLNAILVEMDGFDTSDQVIVIAATNRDDILDPALTRPGRFDRRVYVPLPDVKGRLEILKVHAKKVKMSPRVDLMRMARGTPMFSGAELAAIVNESAILATMQNKDLIENDDLEEARDKIRFGRSNKSRTIEEKERLATAYHEAGHAVLQLLLPDGDPLHKVTIIPRGRALGATMSLPEKDRYGYGQKWLRTQMRVLCGGRIAELRHCGDISSGAAMDIDMATNTARAMVLEWGMSDKLGFVRYSPRENRESMFREREYSDDTARLIDEEVRRMIDEAFRDAERIINENWEKVDAVAQALLKHETLDADEVRRLCQGETLNRPTLSGILADENLPPKQTARPVVARPEPQLPPGGSLPQPGLG; translated from the coding sequence ATGATCGCGATGATGATCGCGCTTGTAGTGTCCCAGGGTTACACGTCTCCGAAGGAGATCAGCATCGACGCGTTCTGGAAGGACGCGGAGAACGGGAAGTTCGATGAGATTATCGTCAAGGATGACGAGATCACCGGGACTTATTCGGCGACGGCGCAGGGGCTTCCGCAGGGGGTCGCCAATCGGCGCTTCAAGGTTTCGTACAACACGCTCGGCCGGGTTCCTGAAGTGGAGGCGAAGATTCGCCGGACGTCGCCCGGGGCCAAGGTGACGTATCAGCCGTCGAGCGCTCCGCTGATGAACATGCTGATCGGGATCGTTCCGTGGATCCTGGTTTTTGGGTTTGTGTATTTCATGATCTTCCGTCATCTGCGGGCTTCGGCCGGCGGGGCGGGGATGCTGGGCAGCTTCGGGCGGTCTCGCCATCGGGTGAGCAACAAGGAACTGACGAACATCACGTTCAAGGACGTGGCGGGCGTTGATGAGGCAAAGGAAGAAGTCGCCGAGCTGATTGAATTCCTGAAGCACCCGAAGAAGTTTCAGCGGCTGGGCGGGCGGATTCCGCGCGGCGTGCTGCTGGTGGGCGAACCGGGGTGCGGCAAGACGCTTCTGGCGAAGGCGATCGCGGGCGAGGCGGACGTACCGTTCTTCTCGATCAGCGGCGCGGATTTCGTGGAGATGTTTGTCGGCGTCGGCGCCAGCCGGGTGCGCGACTTGTTCAAGAGCGCGAAGGAAAACTCGCCGTGCATCATCTTTCTGGATGAGATTGACGCGGTGGGTAGACGTCGCGGCGCGGCCTACAGCGGGGGGGGCCACGACGAGCGCGAACAGACACTCAACGCCATCCTCGTTGAGATGGATGGATTCGATACGTCGGATCAGGTGATTGTCATTGCGGCGACGAACCGGGACGACATTCTCGATCCGGCTCTGACGCGGCCGGGGCGATTCGATCGGCGCGTTTATGTGCCGCTGCCGGACGTGAAGGGCCGGCTGGAGATTCTGAAGGTTCACGCCAAGAAGGTGAAGATGTCGCCGCGGGTGGACCTGATGCGGATGGCCCGGGGGACGCCGATGTTCAGCGGGGCTGAGTTGGCGGCGATCGTCAACGAGTCGGCGATTCTGGCGACGATGCAGAACAAGGACCTTATCGAGAATGACGATCTCGAAGAGGCACGCGACAAGATTCGCTTCGGCCGGTCGAACAAGAGCCGGACGATCGAGGAGAAAGAGCGACTGGCGACGGCGTATCACGAGGCGGGCCACGCGGTGCTCCAGTTGCTGCTTCCTGACGGCGATCCGTTGCATAAGGTGACGATCATCCCGCGCGGCCGGGCTCTGGGGGCGACGATGTCGCTGCCGGAGAAGGACCGTTATGGGTATGGACAGAAGTGGCTCCGCACTCAGATGCGCGTGCTTTGCGGAGGTCGTATTGCCGAGCTTCGGCATTGCGGCGACATCTCCAGCGGCGCGGCCATGGATATCGACATGGCCACGAACACGGCACGGGCGATGGTGCTGGAGTGGGGCATGAGCGACAAGCTCGGCTTCGTTCGCTACTCGCCGCGCGAAAACCGCGAGTCGATGTTTCGCGAGCGAGAGTATTCCGACGACACGGCTCGGCTTATCGACGAGGAAGTTCGGCGGATGATTGACGAGGCATTTCGGGATGCCGAGCGGATCATCAACGAGAACTGGGAGAAGGTCGATGCCGTGGCCCAGGCGCTTCTGAAGCACGAGACGCTGGACGCAGACGAGGTGCGCCGGCTGTGTCAGGGAGAAACGCTGAACCGACCGACTCTGTCGGGCATCCTGGCCGATGAGAATCTGCCGCCCAAGCAGACGGCCCGACCGGTCGTGGCCAGGCCGGAGCCGCAGCTTCCGCCGGGCGGCTCACTACCCCAGCCGGGCTTGGGCTGA